The following is a genomic window from Nitrospira sp..
CCGGCCATCGGTGCCCACCATTCCTGTCGCTTGAAGCGGGTATACCCGAACACTTCGCTCAAGATCATCTCCCGCATGGCATCGCGCAGACCGGACACCGGTCGGGCGAAGCCTTCTCCGGTCGTCGCGCCTTCGTGCGGTTCATAGTCTTCCGGATAGCATTTCGAGATATCCTCCACCACCGGGCGGGGGCTCTGCCAGACCAATCCGCAGGCGGCACAGCGGGCAAAACCGAACTCGCCTTCGACAGAGTAGAGCCGGTCGTGCAACCCCTGAAACAACGGCGCACCGGTCGTGCCGCACAGCAGGCAATTCGTGATGAGTTCGGTCGTTACCGCCGGCATATCGCCTTTCTCGCCACCAGGTCAGTCACGCGCTTATGCGCCCCACAACGCGCGCAAGCGAAGAGACTCGCGCGACCACACATGCCAGCCATAGACGCTCATGCCGGCCAACCCGCACAAGGCACCCAGCCATTGCGCCAGCCACATCGACGGCACGGCCTGGCTCAGCGCGACGCCGCACCCGACGAGCGCCACCATCCCTCCGGCCCATCGCAACGGCTCAAATGCCGGCATCGCCTCGCGCCCCAGAACCTGGACAGTAGCCCGAAGATGCAGCCCCAATCCCACCAGAAAGGCCAGTGTCAACGCCCATGCCGCTCCAACCAGCCCCCAGGCCATCGTGAAAGGAATGACCAAGGGCACATAGCAGGCGCACATGACCGCCCAGGCTTTTGTTTGAAGATCCGGCCGGTTGGCGCCACAATGAAACGCCGCCATCACGCTGCAAAAGGCCGCCGCAATAGCGAACAGACAGAGCACCCGCAACGGCTCGATTGCCGCCGACCAGGTTGCCCCGAACAAAAACGGGACTAGGTAGGGTGCCAGGATGGCGACCGCCATTGCGGTCGGCACGACGACCATACCGGTCACGCTCATCTGAAGGCTCAAGGCCCGCAACACGCCGGGACGGTCGTTCTGCATCAACGCATACGTCGGCAGGCTGATCTGGGAAATCATGCTCATCGCCCGGATGCCAATCATGGTCGGGATCGCCATCGCCAACTGATATTGCCCGAGTCCTTCGACTCCCTGTAATCGTCCTACGACGAAATCGCTTCCGCTCATGACCGTAAAGATAAACCAGGCCGTGGCATTCTGGTACCGTCCATAGCTCCACAAGCTCCGCAACGCCGTGCGATCCAACGACCAGCGGATGCGGCAGGGCGCAATCCGGAAGGAGAGGAGCGAACCGAAGAGAAACGCGACCAACTGACCTCCCAACAACGCCCAGGCACTTTGCCACCACCAGGCCAGGCCGACGGTCACCGTGAATTCAACCAGACGCCGGCTGAGATCGAACGATACTCGCCGCCGCAAGTCCAGCTGTTTCAGCAAGACGAACAACGCCGGGCTGTGCAGCGACTGCAGCAGCGCCCCCACGGCATGGACGCGGAGAAAGAAGCCTAGCTCGGGAATCTGCATGGCGCCGGCAATGATATCCGCCGACCCAAAAATGACGATGGTCAGCACACTTCCCCGAATCACCGACAAAGTCCAGGCCACGCGCAAATCTTCATCCGTCACGGTCGACTTGGCGATCACCGCCGCCTCAAGCCCCAGTTCCGAGAACATCTGAGCCGCCAACAAGACAGCCGCGGAAGCCGCCATCAATCCAAAATCGCCCGGCACCAGCAGTCGCGTTAAAACAATCAGCTGGAGAAAGGCGATGCCCTTGTCCACGGCAAATCCGGTCATGGCCCAGCCGCCGGCATGCAGCACTCGATGACGGATGCGGATGCCGCCCGAGGCGGCGGCAACCTCAGGCTCTCCTGGTCTGATCCGCACCTCATTCGAACGCGCTGTCATCACGCACACACTCGTTCGCGCACTGGTTCAGCGGGAAGAATGCCGAAGGCTCGCTCCAATTCAACGGCTCTCGCCTCCCAGGTATGAGCCTCCAAAACCGCCGCGCGCCCAGCCTGCCCCATCTTGCGCGCTACCGCTGGGTGTGCGACGAGATAGCACAAGGCCTTCGCCAAGGCGACGACATCGTCACTCTTCACCGATACCCCGGCGCCCAGTTGCTCTACGAAATCCCCATACCCCTCTCCCGCCGTCGCCACCACCGGCCTCGCGCAAGCCAGATATTCCCAGAGCTTCATGGAATCGCCCGGATAGAAGCGCACAGCACGGTGCAACACGACGCAACAATCGCTCGCGCCGATCCACCAAGGCACCTCGTCAAATTCCACACGTCCCACGAACGACACAACTTCATCCAGCCCTCGTTGCCGCACCAACACCTCAAGCGCCGACTTAGTTTGACCATCGCCGACTAAAAGCAGCATGGCTGTCGGGCATTCGCGCCGGACCAACGCCATTGCTTCCACGAGCGTATCCAGCCCATGCCACGGAAAGAATCCTCCGAGAAATCCGATATAAGGCCGATTGGGGTGCAGCCCCAAGCGACGGCGAGCCTCAGCCTTGTCGCGCGGCACACACACAGCAGGATTAACTCCGTTTCGAATCACATGACAGCGCGACGGCTCAATCTCCCACTCCTGTTGCATCCATTGTGGAATCTCCCGACACACACTGACGACGGCCTGCGCCCGTTGCGCCGACAGACGCAACGCCCCTTGCACCAGACCACGAATCGGCGCGCGCCCCCACAGACCGGTTAATTCCTCAGCCGGCAATCCATTCACAAACAACACATACGGACAGCCCATCGCGCGCGCGCACCACAGCGGAGCCACCTGGCCAGGCGAATCAAACCACAGCATCGCATCCGGCTTTTCCCGTCGCATAGCTCGTAACAACGCCACGGCCGAGCCCATGAAATACAGCAGCGGTCTCAGGACCGGCAGGCGCACCACGCTGACCCATATCAGGCGCACCCCTTCTAACAGGAAACTCTCGCATGCCCCGGGCTTTGGTTTCGGCGCAACCACCCGCACTGCGTGGCCTCGCGCTGCCAGGACACGCACAAACTCCACCACCTGGCGACTCCCGCCGCCGGCGACTGTCAATTCTTCATCGCAATAGACCAGAATATTCATATCGCTCTAGTAGACGGCCCTATGATCGGTCATACCCTTTCTCTGCGACAACCGGCTATCGTTCGACTCACGCGCGCTCCCCCGCATTGGGAGCAATACCTTGTTCGTGCTTCTGGCGATGAGCCATCGCCTGCCCAACGAGATCGCGCAACCCGCGCACGATCGCCTCCCACCCAAACCGTGCTTCGACAAACATTCGTCCATCGGCGCCCAATCGGCGAGAGATATCGGGGCGGTTCAGCAAGGTCAAAACGGCATCCGCTAGGGATTCCGCACGGTCTGGCTCGACCAAAACGACTCCGTTGGATTCCGCAAACAACGCGGTGACCGAAGGGATCGCACTGGCGACCACCGGCTTCCCGCAGGCCAAATAGTCGAATATTTTGACCGGCGATGTCTCTCCCCGCCCCCCGCAAAACGGCGCCACACACACATCCATGGCGCCGATCAACGCCGGGACTCGCTCATAGGGAACTCGGCCGGTCCAGGTAATCAGGCCGGAGAGCCTTTGCCGCTCAGCCTGCTCGCGAAGGGCCATAGCCTGTTCACCATCACCGACCATCACAAGCCTCATGGACGGTCGCTTCGCATGCAGACGTTCAAAGGCCTCAAGCAACGTCACCAATCCTTGGTACTGATAGAAGCTCCCGACGAATCCGACGTACTCACAGGCCGGATCCAATCCAGCCGCCCGCACGCATCGAACCCTCTCCCGCGGATGAAATAAGGCCAGATCAGACCCGCTCGGCAACAACGCGATACGATCGTCCGCGACTCCGTATTCTGTCCGCACCAGCTGCCGCAATCCTTCCGTCAGCACAACGACACGATCGCACCGGCGAAGCGCGAACGAAGCCAGCGCATGGGTCAAACGGCCACGCCATCCACCAGCGCCCCAGGGAGGAACCGGCTCGCCGTTCACTTCGCAAATACAGGCTGCGCCAAAGAGGCGCGCCAGCAACAACGGATGCGGACTTTCCGTCCAACGGTAGTACACCACCGCCGGCCGCTGACGAAGGCCACGCCAGAGTCCTGAGAAGAAGGCTCGAACCGCATAGCTGATTGGGCGGATGACCGCGCCAGGCACCATGGCAATCGGAACTGTGCGGAACCGACGAGGGATCAACGCCGACCGATAGCGCGGAGCAAACACGGTCACGGTCTCGCCGACGGCAGTTAACGCATCGGCAAGCGCCCAGACCCGCACTAAACCGACCGGGTCATTCGGCGCATCCGGCTCATGCCAGTAACAACAGACCCACCAGTTCATGCAGGCCTCGGTTCACCGACAACCGGGGGTTCGGCATTCGACAGTTTCGGCAGGACCATCACCAGTCCCACACACAGCCAGAAAGGCTCCATGATTCGAATAATAATGAACGTGTTTGCTCCTACGGCATGCGCCAGCATCGCAACAAGACCAAGCCAGACACCTAAGGCCAATCCCTTCGCAAACGGATCGTCTTCCGCGGCATAAATCCTTCGCGTGTTCATCCACAATCGTGCCGTAATAGCGATGAATGCCAGAAGACCGACCAACCCTGTCTCGCCGATAATCTTGACGTACTGCGCATCGGCCCAAGCATAGCCGGTCACTCCGCGGCCAAGGATCGGATTGTGCACCCAATCCTGCAGCACATAGGCCCAGGACCGCAGCCGCTCCGACGTCGACGAATCCAGCCCCACCTGGCCGACGTGAATTTCCCCGCCGTACTGGCGGCCAAAGAACGTTTCGCTGATACGAGTCTTCACGTTGTCCGGAGCAAAGAGCGGTAAGAGCGCCACCGCCAGCAACAGCGGAACCATGACCCGCGGCTTTCTCCATTGAGACGCGCCAATCGCCAGCACGAGAACCGCTCCGGCCAGGTACGAGGAACGCGAGAGTGTGGCCATCACAGCCAGCAGGCCGCATCCGCCCAAAACCAGCAGCGCCACGCGGATCGGGCCGGCCTTCAGGTGAATCAACAGCCCGGCCACGATGGCGAGTAGAAACACCAGATAGCCGCCCAGCGTATTCGGTTCGCCGATCTCCCCTTCGAAAGGCGCCGTGGCCCGCTGCCCACTCGGAATTTGGTAGATGGCATAGAGGCTGATGATGAAGCCCGTCACGAGCAACGCGACGACAAGTCCCACGACCTGCTGCTTGGACCTGACATGATTCACCACCATGAAGTACACAAAAAAGTATTCGAAGTATTTCAACACAAAGAAGAGGCCCGTCATCGGCCGTACGCGACCGGCCAAAACCCCCATCAGCGTCGCAACGACGCATACGACCATATAAGCCGCGATCGGACGATTCAGTGGCGTGTCGCGAAACAGCGCCAACTCGCGATACACCGCCGTCTTGACCAGCCACCCGAATCCGATAATGACCAGCAAAATGTCGTCGAGCCGCACCGACAATTCACGAGCGCCGACGCCGTGTCCCTCTACTCGTCCCACAGCAATTTCTGGAGACAGCAGCATGGAGAAGATCAGCAGATACAGCGCGGTGGGCACCGAGATGAACGCGACGAGGACGAGAAAGAACCCGAGGGTCGCTTGAAGTCCGATGGCCGGAGTGGTCAAGGTCAACCCAAGCGCAAGCATTGCGGCCAATGCCGCAACGACAATTCCCTCATTCGATTTCACCGTTGCGTAATACACGATCCCGACAGTCCCCTCTCACGCTTACCGGTATTCGTAGCGATACAACCCATATTCAGGCGTCACTTCCGATTTCACATTGGTCAGCACCACGCCCATGATATTTGCCTGGGCATGATCCAGCAGGAATTTGGCCCGCTTCAACGCATTCCGGCCGATCCTCCCGACTTGATAGACGAGAATCGTTCCATCGACGCGCGAACTGAATGCCACCGCATCGGTCACCGGCAAAATCGGCGGCGTATCGAACAGCACCATGTCGTAGTCCTGCTGCATTTCATCGACCAGCGCTTTGATCTTATTTAAGTTCAAAAACTCATTCGGATTGCCCGACTCCGATCCGCTGGTAAGCACGTGCAGATTATCCAGCCCAGGCGTATTCATCATGCGGTCCGCCCCGATCGGCCCAAGCATGAGATCCGACGCGGACCGCACATAGGACCGCCAGGAGGTCGTCCCAACCAAGGCATCGACCAAACCAGGCTCGCGATCCAGTCCCAGGCGTTGATGCACGATCGGTTTTCGGAGATCCGCATCGACTAGCAGAACGCGCTGGCCCTCTTGCGCCATCGTAATCGCCAAATTGATAACCGACGTGCTCTTTCCTTCGCCGAGCCCCGCGCTGGTGAAGAGGATCGTCTTCACCTTTCGATCCATACTGGCAAATTGAATATTCGTGCGCAGTGACCGGAGGCTTTCGGAGAGCACGGACTTCGGATCGACCAGGCAAATCAGCCGGGACAGACTTTCCACGGTCGCAGGCGGCGTCGAGGCCGGCAACGCGGCCTTCGCCTGTTCCACCAGTTCACGATGGTCGAACTGCGGAATGATGCCCAGGACAGGCACCTTGAGGAATTCCTCGACCCCTTCAATTGTGCCGATCGAGGTATCGAACGATTCCCTGGCAAACGCCAGGACGACGCCCATGAACAACCCCATCAGCGAGCTGACCATAATGTTCAACAGCATATTGGAGGCGTTCACTGCCGTCATGGGGGTAATGGCTGGCGCAATGATGGTCACTTCTTCGATCTGCCCTGCACTCTTGATCAACAGTTCCTGATGTTTCACTTTCAGCGACTCGAGAAGATCCGCGTTGACCTTCACCTCGCGCTCCAGCCGGCTCATCTGAATGGCGGCCTTGGGGAACGCCATGTAGCGATCCCGGTACAAGCGAATCTGTTGATCCATGGCCAGGCCACGCTCGCCCAGCGTTTTTTGCTTGGAGCGCAACTCCCGCACCATTTCAGCCTTCACTCCCGCAATTTTCTGCGAGATCTCCTTCACGACGGGATGGCTCTCCGTATAGTTGATCAACAGCGCTGTGCGCTCCTGTCCGAGGTCCAGGAGGCGCTGATTGAGAGCCGTCAATTGCGCGTACTGTTCTTCGGTAAAGATGCGAACATTGTCCTGCGCCAGCGTGCCGTCATTCCGGCTCAACACCGCAATCTGCCGCTCTGTCTCGCCTCGATTGCGCAGCACGGCATTGTGCTGTTCCTCCAGCTTGGTAAAGGTATCGAGCGCGGCCTTCGCCTCATCGGTGAGAAAGACTTGGCCTTCGCGCTCCTTGAACTCCCGCAAGGCCTCTTCGGCATCGGCCAGCTTTCCTTCCAACTCACGCAGCTGCTCTTCGACAAATCGGCGAGACCCCATCACCAATCGATTGCGCGCGGCGATATTTTCCTGGCGATAGGATTCAGCCGTGAGGTTCGCCATCCGTTCGGCAACCCTGGCCTCGCCCGCGGCCGCCGTAATCCGAATAATGTTGGTCTCCCCTTCGCGCTGGGTCTTCACCCGCTGGCTAAAATCGTAGATCAGGTTGAGATGCTCCGCCGATCGCTTTTGCTCAGGGGTCAGATCGCCCGGCACGACACCCAGCTCCACGGCCACTCGCTCCATGACGGGAAAACTGCGGATAAACTCCGATTGAGTGACCAAGTCATTAGCGTTGGAGAATGACATCGACTCCAGCAATTGCTGCACGACCGTCGTCGAATGATCGAATTTGACCCGCGCCGAGGCTTCATAGACAGGCGGCGGTTGTAATAATTGGGAAAAAACGACCGTGAATCCGACGACCAAAGCGGTCGCCAGAACGATCAGGTATTTCCGCTTTTTTATGATCAGCCAGTAGTCGATTACATTCAGTTCATATTGTGCCATCGAACGCTCGTCTCCTTGCTATCGCAACGTGGCTGTCGGGAAGAACGCTGGGATCAGGTATGCTGGGTAGAAGGGGGCAATCGCCACTTGTATGATCGGCATGATTTTCTTGGCGGCCTCTGAGGCATCGCCCAAATGCTCTCGCGGGACGAAGATCACATCGTTTTCTTCCAGCGCGACATTTCTCGACAGATCGCCGTAGGTAAAGGTTCTGGCCAAATCGGCCGTTACGATGTAGGGACGATCCAGCGATCCTCGGACAATGCGAATTTCCTCCAGCAACGCCGTTTCGTTATAGTTCTCCACCGCCGCCAACGCCTGCAGGACCGTCATATCTCTCGGCATCGGCACGGCTCCAGGCTTCCGGACGTCGCCGAAAACAAATACTCGTTTAATCTTGAGCGACTTTTTTTTCAGCACGACCTGCACTCTGGGATTGCGCATGTAGGGAATGACCTGTTCTTGAATGCGGGCTTCCGCTTGCTGCGCCGTCAAACCGCCAACCGCCACTTCAAGGAAGGACGCGCCGATCATCCCGTTCTCCCGCACCACACTCATGAATTTTTCTTCTCCAGCCCCTCGGCGAATCACAATGTCCAGCGTATCGCCGGACTCGATGGGCGTTTCCGCCGTCGGCACCGCTTCATCCGCATATACATCGCCTTTCGGCATCGGAGGCAACGATTGAGCCGCTGGGCTAATCGCAGACGGCGGAAGCGACGACTGCGCAGGATTCCGGCATCCCGGCATCGCCATCACTCCGACGCTCAGACAAAGCAAGCTCCATTTCACCGACTTGTGCATAGATATTCTCATGAGTCCTCTTGCCCTCCTTACGCGGCCTGCATCGCCGGCAAGACCTCAACAATGTGCGTCGCCGTTTCATGACTCAAATCGAGTGGAACCGTATCGCCGGTTGCCAGGCCTTCATGATTCCGCTGAACACGGAGCACCGGCCGGAGCGGGAATCTCGAATTCACCTTGGACACCACGCCAATATGACCATCGTTCAACCGAACGACCGTCCCGACCGGGTAGAGCGACAGCTGATCGACCACGGTTTTGAGCAGACGCGGTTGAAAGGCCTGTTTGTGCTGAACCAGCAAGCTTCGAAGCGCCTGATGCGGCACTATCTGCGTGCGATACGGACGCGGACTGATCATGGCATCGAGCACATCGGCCAATCCGACGATTTGCGCGACTTCACCGATCTCTCCGCCCTTCAGCCGGCAGGGATAGCCGCTGCCATCCCATCGTTCATGCTCTTGAGCGATTGCCGTTGCCAGCCAGTGAAACGATTCGCCCATCTCGGCCGCCACACGGCGCCCTTGCTCGGGATGCGCATGGATTTCAGCCCACTCGTCTGCGCTCAACGAACCGGGTTTCTCACGAATCTCTTGCGGAACCAGCCACATGCCCAGATCGTGCAGCAATCCAGCCAAGGCCAGACGTGCCAGCGCCACGGAATCGTAGTGCAGCCCTTGCCCAATCTTCACACTGAGGATCGCCACATGAATCGCATTCGCAATCTGATAGGCTCCGCGATCTCCCTGCATCGTGCGGAGAATCAGATCGTCGTTTACGGCGAGTAGCGCGACGAGCTCTTCGGCCAATCGGTGGCACCAGTCGATGGCGATCCTGCGATTTGTACGGGCTGCTTCTTCGATCGCCATCATTTCTTTCTGTGTCCGCCCATACCAATCCGCACAGGCATCCACCTCTCTGAGAGGCACGGCCTGCGCATCGCAAGAACTCTTCGAATCGGAGAACGGCCCGGGGAGTAGTTGCCCGGCGGCATCCTTCCGAGGTTCTGGAGCTTGCTCACGAACTAAATCTGAAAGCCTCATACCGACATTCCTTGCGCACGTGGCAAACTAGGACGACTTACCCAACATCCGCCGGCCGTTGGCGACTAACTTCAACTCCGGTTTTTTCAACTCACGCTCTAACATCGCCCGAATAAAGCCGCTGGTCGTATACCCTTGCGATTTCAAAGCATCCAGCTGTTCCTTCAGCTCAAGCGGCAGTTGAATGACGATGCGAACAAGATTAGCCATGATGGTCGTACTCCTCAGATCAAAGATTCCCAGGGCATAAATGTCTGCACATGCTATGCCTTGATAGCATTGTGATAATAGTGAGTAAACTCGCGGACTTGCGATGGGATATCTCAGCCTTGTGGACAGGAATGAACATAAACGACCATTCCCACACCATCAATGTACGGAATTGGCTAAGATTCACTCGACGCTGGAGTGAGTAAACTATGTAGGTGGAAAATCTGACTGATTAGAATTCCTGCGTCTGAAGCCGTACTCGATGCCAGTTGCGCCACTCGCACTCCCAAAGGCACTCTCGCAGCGCCACTGGCTGCAACATCATCTCGCGCATGTTTTGTATCTGGATATCTGATGTCGAGAGACGCCCTGTCACGATGACCGCTCCATCCCGATCGGTTCTAACCACTTCGCTCCCAACCGCGGAATAGGCTTCGACCACGTCAGCAGCAGGATGTCCATAAGAATTATGCCGGCCGACCGAGAATACCGCATAGCGAGGCCGAACCAATCCGATCCAGTGCCGGTCCAACGAACTGCGCGCGCCGTGATGAGGGACTTTGAGCACCGTCACCGGATCTTGGCCCATCGCCGTCAGACAACGAAGCCCGTCTGTTTCGATATCGCCGGCAAACAACATCCTGTGCTGTCCACAGGTCAATTGCACAACGACGGACTCGTTATTGAGGACTGTTCCGCTTAGACTCCGAACGGATGTCTCTCGATCTCGCGCCCCGCTCGGATTCAGCACCATGAGCCGGCAGCGCCCTTCTCGAACAACATCCTCTCCTCGCGTCGCGACATGAGGCTGGACAGTTCGCACTGCCACGGCCTCACGCAATTCTTTGAACAGCGGTTCAGGTCGCTCAATGCCCGTATGCCAAAACTCTCTGACTTCGAGATGGCGAATGATCCAGGGAAGTCCACCGACATGATCCTGTTGCGGATGCGTGGCAATGATATGGTCCAGCTTCCGAATTCCCTGATTCAGCAGAAATGGCGCAACGACGCTGCGCCCCATGTCAAACCGTTCGTACCTTCTCCCACCGTCGATCAACACCGTTTTTCCATCTGGCAATTGCAAGACCGCACTGTCTCCCTGCCCGACATCGAGAAACGTGACTCGCCAGCGATCGCCGTCCGTGATCGGAGTACCAGACAATACCCAGCCGCCCAACGCCAGCGCGACAAGCACGGTCCCAATAGCCCGATGATGCCGAAACCGTAGAGCGCCAACTACCAAACACAGGCCTAGATAACAGACGAGCATGCTCCCCAAAGGAGGAGCAGGCACACGCCAGTCGCTTCCTGGAATCGTCGCACACCAATGCAACGCATTCACCATCCACTCCAGTAGATGCTCTTGAATCGATGCAAGCGGAAGGTCTCCAGTAGTCTGCACAAGCGCCACACATGCGGATAACAGCCCGAGCGGAACGAGGATCATTCCTGTAAAGGGAACGGCGACCAAATTGGTGGCCAAACCCAGCCAGGGCACTTGATTGAAATACCAAGCCACAAGCGGGGTTGTTGCCAGCGTTACCGCTGCGCCCACAATCACTGCCTCTCGAACATGACGCCCCCAGATCTCCCGCTTTGTGAGAGCTGGTTCATCAGAATTATTCCGGCAAGACAATGCCGCCACGCCCCAGACGATGGCCAGCACCGATAGAAACGACAGTTGGAACGAAATATCTCCAATCGCACGCGGATCGTGCAAAAGAATTACGAGCGCCGCTCCAGCCAAGGCATGCAGCAGGTGACGCTCAGACCCAATCCACAAAGCAACTAGCCCCACGCAAATCATCATCCAGGCCCGCATGGTCGCGAGTTCAGCGCCGGCAAGGAGCGCATAGAACGTGACCACCAGCCATGTACAGATGATTGCCAGACGAGTCGGCGTGACAAATCTCGACATTCTCAACAGTATTGCAGATGGAACAGCGATAAATCCCCGGCGAGCCGCTCCAAACACGACGACTGCAATCAGGCCTAAATGCGACCCTGAGATTGAAAGCAAGTGGATTGTTCCCGTCGTCATAAACCATTCTTGCAAATCCTCTTGGACATATCCCCGCTCTCCGATCACGATCCCGAGAAACAGACCGCGAGCCGGCTGAGTCAGCGAGCCAATCGCTTTCTCTCGAATAACGCCTCTCCAGCGATCGATGCGCCCCCAACTGTTCCACCACCAGTTCGACTCGCGTGCAAACGAAAGCCGGCGAACGGCGTCAAATCCAGTAACTGTTCCCACGGCCTCGATGCCTTGCCGCTCAACATACACGGCATAATCGAACCCTCTTGGATTAAGGGATCCCGCAGGAACACGCAACCTTGTTCGAAACACGATTCTATCGCCTGCCCATACAGCATCGCCTGGGTCTCGCCACGTCAGCTTGATCCTGCGCACAAGCGGCACGTCATCGGAACTTGCACTCAGGTCAACGATCATTGTCAGGCGAGATGGAGCATGTTGTACAAGGCCAATGATTCTCCCCGTATAGGTCGTATTCGATTCTGCCGAGAGATCCTTTGGAGGATGGCCTATTATCGGCGGCGTCACCCACGTCCAATAGATCACTCCCAGACAAAAGGCCGCACACCACTTAACACTATTCACGTGATCGATCGCTCCGGCGCGTTCAACGACCGAGAGGACGAATATGAATACAAGTAAAACGAAGAGTATGCTGACGGGAAAGAATGGGAGGAACGAACCGGCGACAAGCCCGGTGAGAAAGGCGGC
Proteins encoded in this region:
- a CDS encoding HD domain-containing protein (MaGe:77308654), which translates into the protein MRLSDLVREQAPEPRKDAAGQLLPGPFSDSKSSCDAQAVPLREVDACADWYGRTQKEMMAIEEAARTNRRIAIDWCHRLAEELVALLAVNDDLILRTMQGDRGAYQIANAIHVAILSVKIGQGLHYDSVALARLALAGLLHDLGMWLVPQEIREKPGSLSADEWAEIHAHPEQGRRVAAEMGESFHWLATAIAQEHERWDGSGYPCRLKGGEIGEVAQIVGLADVLDAMISPRPYRTQIVPHQALRSLLVQHKQAFQPRLLKTVVDQLSLYPVGTVVRLNDGHIGVVSKVNSRFPLRPVLRVQRNHEGLATGDTVPLDLSHETATHIVEVLPAMQAA
- a CDS encoding hypothetical protein (Evidence 4 : Unknown function but conserved in other organisms; MaGe:77308655), with the protein product MANLVRIVIQLPLELKEQLDALKSQGYTTSGFIRAMLERELKKPELKLVANGRRMLGKSS
- a CDS encoding hypothetical protein (Evidence 5 : Unknown function; MaGe:77308656), with amino-acid sequence MNLSQFRTLMVWEWSFMFIPVHKAEISHRKSASLLTIITMLSRHSMCRHLCPGNL
- a CDS encoding DNA internalization-related competence protein ComEC/Rec2 (MaGe:77308657) yields the protein MLPSLCAAFLTGLVAGSFLPFFPVSILFVLLVFIFVLSVVERAGAIDHVNSVKWCAAFCLGVIYWTWVTPPIIGHPPKDLSAESNTTYTGRIIGLVQHAPSRLTMIVDLSASSDDVPLVRRIKLTWRDPGDAVWAGDRIVFRTRLRVPAGSLNPRGFDYAVYVERQGIEAVGTVTGFDAVRRLSFARESNWWWNSWGRIDRWRGVIREKAIGSLTQPARGLFLGIVIGERGYVQEDLQEWFMTTGTIHLLSISGSHLGLIAVVVFGAARRGFIAVPSAILLRMSRFVTPTRLAIICTWLVVTFYALLAGAELATMRAWMMICVGLVALWIGSERHLLHALAGAALVILLHDPRAIGDISFQLSFLSVLAIVWGVAALSCRNNSDEPALTKREIWGRHVREAVIVGAAVTLATTPLVAWYFNQVPWLGLATNLVAVPFTGMILVPLGLLSACVALVQTTGDLPLASIQEHLLEWMVNALHWCATIPGSDWRVPAPPLGSMLVCYLGLCLVVGALRFRHHRAIGTVLVALALGGWVLSGTPITDGDRWRVTFLDVGQGDSAVLQLPDGKTVLIDGGRRYERFDMGRSVVAPFLLNQGIRKLDHIIATHPQQDHVGGLPWIIRHLEVREFWHTGIERPEPLFKELREAVAVRTVQPHVATRGEDVVREGRCRLMVLNPSGARDRETSVRSLSGTVLNNESVVVQLTCGQHRMLFAGDIETDGLRCLTAMGQDPVTVLKVPHHGARSSLDRHWIGLVRPRYAVFSVGRHNSYGHPAADVVEAYSAVGSEVVRTDRDGAVIVTGRLSTSDIQIQNMREMMLQPVALRECLWECEWRNWHRVRLQTQEF